In a single window of the Orbaceae bacterium lpD04 genome:
- a CDS encoding carboxylesterase family protein, translating into MKNMIKKVLILALISLSPFIAFNTVSKIKDTILIDSGIVQGKDNGDLISWLGIPYATAPIGNLRWAPPTLPAKWSGIYNAKQFGNFCPQNDDLGVFGAAGGAEDCLNLNVYISKKAMTEDQKRPVFVWIHGGSLWVGANRDYDASKLALQGGVIVVTINYRLGILGYFASPELKKEYNHFANYGLMDQQFALDWVQRNIAAFGGDPTNVTISGESSGGNSVMSHIISPASAGKFQHAIVMSGASVILKHPTFGAPKPLDYAYEMAEKFAHIMGCDVDNQLSCLRSLPLDKILANQRPYIHNQIIIDGSVIPAHPSDLLRNGHFNHVTFVNGTTLDEGTFFAGFPENQSGQVMDQDLYKTMMQGFFGDYTDAVIKEYPIAQYVTRSNAFAAAATDMEFACTARMINRLVADKMPTYAYEFSDRTAPSYLKPTSFALGAAHTYELSYIFPGFHGGNGIKTKLNAFQEKLSNQMVQFWTKTDKLTDGHFNWSAYDKQKDNYMRLILPQAVMQENYFNQVHHCDFWDASGAY; encoded by the coding sequence ATGAAAAATATGATCAAAAAAGTTTTAATTTTAGCGCTAATAAGCTTAAGCCCATTTATCGCTTTTAACACAGTATCTAAAATTAAAGATACTATTTTAATCGATTCGGGTATTGTTCAAGGAAAAGATAACGGAGATTTAATATCTTGGTTAGGCATTCCTTATGCAACAGCGCCAATCGGAAATTTACGCTGGGCCCCCCCTACTTTACCAGCAAAATGGTCTGGTATTTATAATGCAAAGCAGTTTGGTAATTTTTGCCCACAAAATGACGATCTTGGAGTGTTTGGCGCGGCTGGCGGCGCAGAAGATTGCCTAAATCTTAATGTTTATATTAGTAAAAAAGCCATGACTGAGGACCAAAAACGACCGGTCTTTGTATGGATCCATGGAGGGAGTCTTTGGGTTGGTGCTAACCGCGATTATGATGCAAGTAAACTGGCTTTACAAGGTGGTGTAATCGTTGTAACAATTAATTACCGACTTGGAATTCTTGGTTATTTTGCCTCACCTGAGCTTAAAAAAGAATATAATCATTTCGCTAATTACGGACTGATGGATCAGCAGTTTGCGCTTGATTGGGTTCAGCGTAATATTGCCGCATTTGGTGGCGATCCAACTAATGTAACCATTTCAGGTGAATCATCTGGCGGAAATAGCGTTATGTCTCATATTATATCTCCCGCTTCCGCCGGAAAGTTTCAACATGCAATCGTCATGAGCGGCGCATCTGTAATTTTGAAACATCCTACATTTGGTGCCCCTAAACCGCTTGATTATGCGTATGAAATGGCTGAAAAATTTGCCCATATAATGGGATGTGATGTTGATAATCAATTATCTTGTCTTAGATCATTGCCTTTAGATAAAATACTAGCAAACCAACGGCCATACATTCATAATCAAATTATTATTGATGGTTCAGTAATTCCAGCACACCCTAGTGATCTTTTACGAAATGGTCATTTTAATCACGTGACATTTGTTAATGGAACAACATTAGATGAAGGTACTTTTTTTGCTGGTTTCCCAGAAAATCAATCAGGACAAGTAATGGACCAAGATCTCTATAAAACCATGATGCAAGGCTTTTTTGGTGATTATACTGATGCTGTGATAAAAGAGTATCCTATTGCACAATATGTAACAAGAAGTAATGCTTTTGCAGCAGCGGCAACCGATATGGAGTTTGCGTGCACCGCAAGAATGATAAATCGTTTAGTTGCTGATAAAATGCCAACATATGCTTATGAATTTTCAGACCGCACCGCGCCGTCTTACTTAAAACCCACTTCATTTGCTTTAGGTGCTGCTCATACTTATGAACTTTCCTATATTTTTCCAGGGTTTCATGGTGGTAATGGTATCAAGACAAAATTGAATGCATTTCAAGAGAAGCTTTCTAACCAAATGGTTCAATTTTGGACAAAAACTGATAAGTTAACCGATGGGCATTTTAATTGGTCAGCTTATGACAAACAAAAAGATAATTATATGAGGCTTATTTTACCCCAAGCAGTTATGCAGGAAAATTATTTTAATCAAGTACATCATTGTGACTTTTGGGATGCATCAGGGGCTTACTAA